The Oncorhynchus tshawytscha isolate Ot180627B linkage group LG05, Otsh_v2.0, whole genome shotgun sequence genome includes a window with the following:
- the LOC112251114 gene encoding palladin gives MQDGRLNQSLPLSLLMKDGGRVLEGDGGVFSETSSDGDLYLDSMADMDAGVGDFSDLTAFLSQDEINRSLDLAREAFSDAEDRGVTVSPIPRTQEPALYFPSPTPFNTTEYLTKSPSFPHQTKAHSPDDSHSVKVTSSQSFHLSRPIQTTCEAMALPEKFVCHKNITPVYKQDKPRLVHEGLELNERAASATEFCSRAATFIEELSSIFKGSARPEQMGEEDSSSPDSGYLSPKSHWLAPHGSASVPPQPLIQQGAPQQCEPGLGIQPASMMGGMGVTGVPSLSVTGVPIVSNLMSVNELMGKQQHSGAQLMGEQQHSGAQLMGEQHSGAKLMGSSSTVEPS, from the coding sequence atgcAGGACGGGAGATTGAATcagtccctccccctctctctgcttatGAAGGATGGGGGCAGGGTTctagagggagacggaggggtgTTCTCAGAGACGTCGTCTGATGGGGATCTATACCTGGACTCTATGGCGGATATGGACGCCGGAGTTGGGGACTTTTCAGATCTTACCGCCTTCCTCAGCCAAGACGAGATCAACCGCAGCCTGGACCTGGCTCGGGAGGCCTTCAGTGATGCAGAAGACCGGGGGgtcactgtctctcctattccCAGAACCCAGGAGCCGGCTCTCTActtcccctcccccacccccttcaacaccacagaatacctgaccaaaaGCCCCAGCTTCCCCCACCAAACCAAAGCCCACTCCCCAGATGACAGTCACTCAGTCAAAGTCACCTCCAGCCAGAGTTTCCACCTCAGCAGGCCCATACAGACCACATGCGAAGCCATGGCCTTGCCTGAGAAGTTTGTCTGCCACAAGAACATCACCCCAGTCTACAAGCAGGACAAGCCCCGACTGGTCCACGAGGGCTTAGAGCTGAATGAACGGGCTGCCTCCGCCACTGAGTTCTGTAGCCGTGCTGCCACCTTCATCGAGGAGCTGTCCTCCATCTTTAAAGGCTCCGCCCGGCCGGAGCAAATGGGGGAGGAAGACTCCTCCTCTCCCGACAGCGGGTATCTGTCTCCTAAGAGCCACTGGCTGGCCCCCCATGGCTCTGCCTCTGTCCCCCCACAGCCTCTCATCCAACAGGGGGCACCACAGCAGTGTGAGCCAGGCTTGGGTATCCAGCCAGCAAGCATGATGGGTGGAATGGGTGTGACGGGTGTCCCTTCTCTGAGTGTGACGGGGGTTCCAATTGTCTCCAATCTGATGAGTGTGAATGAGTTGATGGGGAAGCAGCAGCACAGTGGAGCACAGTTGATgggggagcagcagcacagtggaGCCCAGTTGATGGGGGAGCAGCACAGTGGAGCCAAGTTGATggggagcagcagcacagtggaGCCAAGTTGA